One Cucumis sativus cultivar 9930 chromosome 1, Cucumber_9930_V3, whole genome shotgun sequence DNA segment encodes these proteins:
- the LOC101223026 gene encoding glucan endo-1,3-beta-glucosidase 4, which translates to MRERWRGIVILLLFGMCINALGAFVGVNLGTGVSNLPSASDIVAILKSHQITHLRLYNADFQLLKALTNSSIEVIVGVTNEEVLRIGESPAAAAAWVNKNVAAHLPGTNITAIAVGSEVLTTIPHVGPVLVPAMYSLHKALVAANLNYLIKVSTPQSMDIIPRAFPPSTASFDASWNSTIYQLLQFLKNTKSFYMLNAYPYYGYTSGNGSFPLDYALFRSLPTIKQIVDPNTLFHYNSMFDALVDATYYSIEAFNFSGIPVVVTETGWPSFGGANEPDATIQNAGTYISNLIRRVSNDSGPPSQPTIPINTYIYELFNEDKRPGPISEKNWGILFPNGSAVYPLSSMSGRATANSSVVYCVAKDGADEDKLQDGLNWACGQGGANCAAIQQGRPCFLPNNITDHASYAYNDYYQKMRGAGGTCDFDSTAMLTTVDPSHGSCIFTGSSNSSGGGGFSPPASGPSGLLPGASSKLQISSFQLFILVIFSWALMFIFT; encoded by the exons GTGCGTTTGTGGGGGTTAACCTTGGGACCGGTGTCTCCAATCTTCCATCAGCTTCCGATATAGTTGCAATTCTTAAATCCCATCAAATCACTCACCTCCGCCTTTACAATGCTGATTTTCAGCTGCTAAAGGCCCTAACAAACAGTAGCATTGAAGTAATTGTTGGTGTGACCAATGAGGAAGTTCTCAGGATTGGTGAATCTCCGGCAGCTGCTGCAGCTTGGGTTAATAAAAATGTTGCGGCTCACTTGCCAGGAACAAATATTACAGCTATTGCTGTTGGCAGTGAGGTTCTAACAACAATTCCTCACGTTGGTCCAGTCTTAGTTCCAGCCATGTATTCACTACACAAAGCCTTGGTTGCTGCTAATCTAAACTATCTGATCAAGGTTTCCACTCCCCAATCAATGGACATAATACCTCGGGCTTTCCCTCCGTCCACTGCTTCCTTTGACGCTTCATGGAACTCTACGATCTATCAGCTCCTCCAGTTTTTAAAGAACACAAAGTCCTTCTACATGTTGAATGCCTATCCTTATTATGGCTACACTAGTGGGAATGGAAGTTTTCCACTTGATTATGCACTTTTCCGATCACTTCCCACAATTAAGCAGATTGTTGACCCAAACACTCTTTTCCATTATAATAGTATGTTTGATGCTTTGGTTGATGCGACCTACTACTCAATCGAGGCTTTCAACTTTTCTGGGATTCCCGTTGTAGTTACTGAGACTGGCTGGCCATCGTTTGGTGGAGCAAATGAACCTGATGCTACAATTCAAAATGCTGGCACCTACATTAGCAATCTGATCAGGAGAGTTTCAAATGATTCAGGTCCACCTAGTCAGCCAACTATTCCAATCAACACATACATTTATGAGTTGTTTAATGAAGACAAGAGGCCAGGCCCGATCTCGGAAAAAAATTGGGGTATACTTTTCCCCAATGGATCTGCTGTTTATCCTTTGAGTTCAATGTCTGGCCGTGCAACAGCAAATTCTTCTGTAGTTTATTGTGTGGCTAAAGATGGTGCAGATGAAGATAAGTTGCAAGACGGCTTGAACTGGGCTTGTGGACAAGGAGGGGCAAACTGTGCAGCAATTCAGCAAGGGAGGCCATGCTTTCTCCCGAATAACATTACTGACCATGCTTCTTATGCATATAATGATTACTATCAGAAAATGCGTGGTGCTGGTGGAACGTGCGACTTCGATAGCACAGCTATGCTCACGACGGTTGATCCTA GTCATGGGTCTTGCATATTCACGGGAAG TTCAAATTCAAGTGGTGGAGGTGGATTTTCTCCTCCAGCATCGGGGCCTTCAGGTCTGCTTCCTGGTGCAAGTTCAAAGTTGCAGATATCTTCATTTCAGCTCTtcattttggtaattttttcttgggctttgatgtttatttttaCATGA
- the LOC101219238 gene encoding probable polyamine transporter At3g13620: MADDKQQSNSNQPATTDSSSQILPTTTPSTPPSVRKKLTLIPLIFLIYFEVAGGPYGEEPTVQAAGPLLAIIGFIVFPFIWSVPEALITAELSTAFPGNGGFVIWAERAFGPFWGSLMGTWKLLSGVINIAAFPVLCIDYIKKIAPPLESGWPRRIAVLASTLILAALNYIGLTIVGYVAVVLAFLSLLPFILMTFIAIPKIKPHRWLILGDKERDWNLYLNTLFWNLNFWDNVSTLAGEVENPQKTFPKALFVSVIFTCLSYLIPLLAVIGAVDVEQSAWGSGFHAQAAGIIAGKWLKFLLEIGSTLSAIGLFEAQLSSSAYQILGMAEIGVLPKFFGSRAKWFKTPWIGIVICTAISLAVSYMDFTDIVASANFIYSLGMLLEFSSFVWLRWRHPGIKRPFKVPLKLPGLIMMCLIPSGFLVVVMVFTHKNVLLVSGGMTVGGILWFGLMKICKKKKILEFNPEPEAIVELL; this comes from the coding sequence ATGGCAGATGACAAACAACAGTCCAACTCCAACCAACCGGCCACCACCGATTCCTCTTCTCAAATCCTCCCCACAACCACTCCCTCCACCCCTCCCTCAGTCAGAAAAAAACTCACTCTAATCCCCCTCATCTTCCTCATCTACTTCGAAGTCGCCGGCGGCCCTTACGGCGAAGAGCCAACCGTCCAAGCCGCCGGACCTCTCCTCGCCATCATCGGCTTCATCGTCTTTCCTTTCATATGGAGTGTCCCGGAGGCTCTAATCACGGCAGAGCTCTCCACCGCTTTCCCCGGCAACGGCGGCTTCGTCATTTGGGCCGAAAGAGCCTTCGGACCCTTCTGGGGTTCTCTCATGGGTACATGGAAACTCCTCAGCGGCGTCATCAACATCGCCGCCTTCCCTGTCCTCTGTATCGATTACATCAAGAAAATTGCTCCGCCGCTTGAATCCGGCTGGCCCCGCCGCATCGCCGTCCTCGCTTCCACCCTCATCCTCGCCGCCCTCAACTACATCGGTCTCACCATCGTCGGATACGTTGCCGTCGTTTTAGCCTTCTTATCTCTCTTACCCTTCATTTTAATGACCTTCATTGCAATCCCCAAAATCAAGCCCCATCGATGGCTGATTTTGGGCGATAAGGAAAGGGATTGGAATCTGTATCTCAACACTCTGTTTTGGAACCTCAATTTCTGGGATAATGTAAGCACACTCGCCGGAGAAGTTGAAAACCCCCAAAAAACGTTCCCCAAGGCTCTGTTCGTCTCTGTAATATTCACTTGTCTTTCTTACTTAATCCCACTCTTAGCCGTAATCGGCGCCGTAGATGTTGAACAATCCGCTTGGGGATCTGGATTCCACGCACAAGCCGCAGGAATAATCGCCGGAAAATGGCTGAAATTCCTCCTGGAAATCGGTTCAACGTTATCAGCAATTGGGCTTTTCGAAGCCCAATTAAGCAGCAGCGCGTATCAAATTCTGGGTATGGCGGAGATTGGGGTTTTACCCAAATTCTTCGGGAGTAGAGCGAAATGGTTCAAGACGCCATGGATTGGGATTGTGATCTGCACGGCGATTTCTCTGGCGGTTTCGTACATGGATTTCACGGACATTGTAGCGTCGGCGAATTTCATATACAGTTTAGGAATGTTGTTGGAATTTTCATCGTTTGTTTGGTTGAGATGGAGGCATCCAGGGATAAAGAGGCCGTTCAAAGTTCCATTGAAACTGCCAGGTTTGATTATGATGTGTTTGATTCCGTCTGGGTTTCTGGTGGTTGTGATGGTTTTTACCCATAAGAATGTGTTGTTGGTGAGTGGTGGAATGACGGTGGGTGGGATTTTGTGGTTTGGATTGATGAAGATttgtaagaagaagaagatattgGAGTTTAATCCTGAACCTGAAGCCATTGTTGAATTATTGTGA
- the LOC101202755 gene encoding uncharacterized protein LOC101202755 produces the protein MASFSTILSPFSLFLLILLFSTQTHLSFSARDFPLRSSDIHDLLPLYGFPVGLLPDNVNSYTLSDDGTFEIQLQSSCYVHFSDLVYYGKNIKGKLSNRSLSDVSGIEVKKLFAWLPITGIKVTPDSKSIEFAVGFLSEILPVSMFESIPTCRRKACLEGKTEAM, from the coding sequence ATGGCTTCCTTCTCCACAATCCTCTCcccattctctctctttcttctgaTTCTCCTCTTTTCCACTCAAACCCACCTCTCCTTTTCCGCAAGGGATTTTCCCCTCAGGTCATCTGATATCCACGATCTTCTTCCCCTTTACGGTTTTCCAGTCGGTCTCTTACCCGACAATGTCAACTCCTACACTCTCTCAGACGATGGTACCTTCGAAATCCAACTCCAAAGCAGTTGCTATGTCCATTTCTCTGATCTGGTCTATTACGGAAAGAATATCAAGGGGAAATTGAGCAATAGGTCATTGAGCGATGTTTCTGGGATTGAAGTCAAGAAGCTCTTCGCCTGGCTTCCTATTACTGGAATCAAGGTTACTCCAGACTCTAAATCCATCGAGTTTGCGGTTGGGTTCTTGTCTGAGATTTTGCCGGTCAGCATGTTTGAGTCCATTCCTACATGCAGAAGGAAAGCTTGCCTAGAAGGGAAAACAGAGGCAATGTGA
- the LOC101202993 gene encoding chlorophyll a-b binding protein 8, chloroplastic produces the protein MATQALVSSSLTSSVGAARQRLGARPSFGSSRKSASFVVRAEATPPVKQGADRQLWFASKQSLSYLDGSLPGDFGFDPLGLSDPEGTGGFIEPRWLAYGEVINGRFAMLGAAGAIAPEIFGSLGLIPPETALPWFKTGVIPPAGTYNYWADPYTLFVFEMALMGFAEHRRFQDWAKPGSMGKQYFLGLEKFLGGSGDPAYPGGPLFNPLGFGKDEKSMKELKLKEIKNGRLAMLAILGYFIQGLVTGVGPYQNLLDHLSDPVNNNVLTSLKFH, from the exons ATGGCCACTCAGGctcttgtttcttcttctttaaccTCTTCAGTGGGTGCTGCCAGACAGAGATTAGGGGCAAGGCCTTCTTTTGGATCTTCCAGGAAATCAGCTTCTTTTGTTGTTAGAGCTGAAGCCACTCCTCCTGTTAAG CAAGGAGCAGACAGGCAACTCTGGTTCGCTTCAAAACAAAGTCTTTCTTACTTGGATGGAAG TCTGCCAGGCGATTTCGGGTTTGACCCACTGGGGCTATCTGATCCCGAAGGCACAGGAGGGTTCATCGAGCCAAGATGGTTGGCATACGGCGAAGTGATCAACGGAAGGTTTGCAATGTTGGGAGCAGCAGGAGCCATAGCCCCAGAAATCTTTGGATCACTGGGGTTAATCCCACCAGAAACAGCCCTCCCATGGTTCAAAACAGGGGTCATCCCACCAGCAGGGACCTACAACTATTGGGCAGACCCTTACACActctttgtatttgaaatggCTCTGATGGGCTTTGCTGAACACAGAAGATTTCAAGATTGGGCCAAGCCAGGATCCATGggaaaacaatactttttggGCCTGGAGAAGTTCTTGGGTGGATCAGGGGACCCAGCTTACCCTGGCGGGCCATTGTTCAACCCACTAGGGTTTGGGAAAGATGAGAAGTCAATGAAGGAATTGAAGTTGAAGGAAATTAAGAATGGAAGGCTTGCAATGTTGGCAATTTTGGGTTACTTTATACAAGGTCTTGTTACTGGTGTTGGACCTTACCAAAACCTTTTGGATCATTTGTCTGACCCTGTCAACAACAATGTTTTGACCAGCCTTAAATTCCACTAG